A single genomic interval of Paenibacillus macerans harbors:
- a CDS encoding sensor histidine kinase, with protein MGAEMMIFNYLCLGVAASAVIGAAITVFLYRKYVRNTLKTIDNMITAAIDGSFSEHVFDESLLSSVEAKCAQFLSIYSVSSQKLLAEKNKINKLISDIAHQTKTPVANILLYSQLLGEYDLPQDVSICVKALNSQAEKLHFLTDVLVKTSQLETGIISVSPRRETVQKLLDYVRHQVFPKAEAKGISLAIPDTAIHARFDLKWTAEAVYNVVDNAVKYTDKGGSIVVRVSEYELFCRIDITDTGIGIAEEEQTKIFKRFYRSPAVQMQEGVGIGLFLTREILTAEGGYIRVKSDFGSGSTFSIFLPIDKFPQ; from the coding sequence ATGGGCGCAGAAATGATGATTTTTAATTATCTATGCTTGGGTGTAGCCGCTTCCGCCGTAATCGGCGCTGCAATTACCGTCTTTTTATACCGGAAATATGTCAGAAATACGTTAAAAACAATTGATAATATGATCACGGCTGCTATTGACGGCAGTTTTTCGGAGCACGTCTTCGACGAGTCTTTGTTGTCTTCAGTGGAAGCCAAGTGCGCCCAATTTCTGTCCATTTATTCTGTATCGTCCCAAAAGTTGCTGGCGGAAAAGAATAAAATAAACAAGCTGATTTCCGATATTGCGCATCAGACAAAAACACCTGTCGCCAACATTCTGCTTTACTCCCAACTGCTTGGCGAATACGATTTGCCTCAGGATGTTTCCATATGCGTTAAAGCCTTGAATTCCCAGGCCGAAAAGCTTCATTTCCTTACTGATGTATTAGTCAAGACATCTCAGCTTGAGACGGGCATTATTAGTGTCTCTCCCCGCCGGGAAACGGTTCAAAAGCTGCTGGATTACGTAAGGCATCAGGTCTTTCCAAAGGCTGAAGCTAAAGGAATTTCGCTCGCTATACCAGATACGGCCATCCACGCCCGCTTTGACTTGAAATGGACCGCGGAGGCCGTCTATAACGTTGTCGATAATGCTGTAAAATACACGGATAAGGGTGGAAGTATCGTCGTTCGGGTTAGTGAATATGAGTTATTCTGCCGGATCGATATTACCGACACCGGAATCGGAATTGCGGAAGAGGAACAAACGAAAATATTCAAACGTTTCTATCGCTCCCCAGCCGTACAGATGCAGGAAGGCGTCGGCATTGGATTGTTTTTAACCAGAGAGATTTTAACCGCCGAAGGAGGATATATTCGGGTAAAGTCCGATTTTGGGAGCGGTTCTACCTTTTCGATATTTCTCCCTATCGACAAATTTCCACAATAA
- a CDS encoding LacI family DNA-binding transcriptional regulator — protein sequence MATIKDIAKLLDISVSAVSMALNDSPEIADKTKKKVREAAKQLNYVRNGSAIDLQRKKTNVVLLIADNPTRPYFTDSLEAVQNELKVKNIDLVIITANDKHKGTAERFISENRADAVICMSKFISDEFVNAYANKSMPIFVMGRTPEFIVNEHVVNVVLDYDRTGEDIVEYLIAKGHRKIAFVRGSKTSIGTNYRYKGYLRTLKRYKLAFDKELTFEARGSDYDHGYGVTEKMIGKIASGQIDAIFYATDDLAVGGLRKLLENGISVPEDVSIVGYNNYPISKIVTPQITTVDLHQKKVMRRVAKSLIAMMDGSKTRADVVKKLQQDAIFQSEIIERGSVKNRE from the coding sequence ATGGCTACGATCAAGGATATTGCAAAACTGCTGGATATTTCGGTTTCGGCCGTCTCCATGGCTTTAAACGACAGTCCCGAAATTGCCGACAAAACCAAGAAAAAGGTCAGGGAAGCGGCAAAACAGCTGAACTATGTCAGAAACGGTTCGGCGATAGATTTACAACGCAAGAAAACAAATGTGGTTCTGCTCATTGCTGATAATCCAACCCGTCCGTACTTTACAGATTCCTTGGAAGCCGTACAAAATGAGCTGAAGGTGAAAAATATCGATTTGGTCATTATAACGGCAAATGACAAGCATAAAGGCACGGCGGAGCGATTTATTTCCGAGAATAGGGCGGATGCCGTCATCTGTATGTCCAAGTTTATTTCCGACGAATTTGTCAATGCGTATGCCAATAAAAGTATGCCCATTTTTGTCATGGGCAGAACGCCGGAATTCATTGTAAACGAGCATGTGGTCAATGTCGTCCTGGATTATGATCGTACCGGTGAGGATATCGTGGAATATCTGATTGCGAAGGGACACCGCAAAATCGCTTTTGTCAGAGGAAGCAAAACCTCAATCGGGACGAATTACCGTTATAAAGGGTACTTGCGAACTTTAAAAAGATACAAACTGGCGTTCGATAAGGAACTCACTTTTGAAGCGCGCGGCAGTGATTACGACCACGGATACGGCGTTACGGAAAAAATGATAGGCAAGATTGCTTCCGGGCAAATCGACGCGATTTTTTACGCCACCGACGATCTGGCGGTCGGCGGCTTGCGAAAGCTGCTGGAAAACGGGATTTCCGTTCCGGAGGATGTGTCGATCGTAGGGTATAACAATTATCCGATTTCCAAAATCGTTACTCCCCAGATCACAACGGTTGACCTTCATCAAAAGAAGGTGATGAGGAGGGTCGCCAAATCTCTGATTGCCATGATGGACGGGAGCAAGACGAGAGCGGATGTGGTGAAGAAGCTGCAACAAGACGCCATTTTCCAATCGGAAATTATCGAAAGAGGTTCCGTTAAAAATAGAGAGTAA
- a CDS encoding PTS sugar transporter subunit IIA — translation MFGWKKKKAVEQILEVLAPLPGKVLPLAEVPDEAFAGGLMGEGIAIQPVEGKVTAPFAGKVVHVMEKSKHAVMLEHESGAQILIHVGMNTVALKGEGFTAHVNSGDSVAQGQLLLEFNIPAIEQAGYTVITPVIVPAGQEHIKRIEVAEGQTDGQQGVIRIYY, via the coding sequence ATGTTTGGTTGGAAAAAGAAGAAGGCCGTGGAGCAGATTCTGGAAGTTTTAGCTCCGCTGCCAGGCAAGGTTCTCCCCCTTGCAGAGGTGCCTGACGAAGCGTTTGCCGGCGGACTGATGGGAGAAGGCATTGCGATTCAACCTGTGGAAGGGAAGGTGACCGCTCCGTTTGCCGGCAAGGTGGTTCACGTGATGGAAAAAAGCAAACACGCCGTCATGCTTGAACACGAATCCGGCGCGCAAATTTTGATTCATGTTGGAATGAATACCGTCGCCCTGAAAGGTGAAGGCTTTACGGCCCACGTGAACTCCGGCGATTCCGTTGCACAAGGGCAACTGCTGCTGGAATTCAATATCCCCGCGATTGAGCAGGCAGGCTACACGGTCATTACGCCGGTCATTGTCCCGGCGGGCCAGGAGCATATTAAGCGGATTGAGGTTGCGGAAGGCCAGACAGACGGACAGCAGGGTGTTATACGGATTTATTATTAG
- a CDS encoding TIM-barrel domain-containing protein, with product MSSHSRLHGSQSYRVPWLFDEEAVDVLRHFTQLKDTLMPYIYGASVEATKTGVPVMRAMVLEFTGDPACETLDRQYMLGDSLLVAPIFNSEGIAKYYLPEGRWTNYLSGEVRRADVGWRSGTIISACR from the coding sequence TTGTCGTCGCATAGCCGGCTGCACGGCAGCCAGTCCTACCGGGTACCGTGGCTGTTCGACGAGGAAGCCGTGGACGTGCTTCGTCACTTTACGCAACTGAAGGACACGCTCATGCCGTATATTTACGGCGCCTCCGTAGAGGCGACCAAAACGGGCGTGCCGGTCATGCGCGCGATGGTGCTGGAGTTTACGGGCGACCCGGCCTGCGAAACGCTCGACCGCCAGTACATGTTGGGCGATTCGCTGTTGGTCGCTCCGATCTTCAACAGTGAAGGAATCGCCAAGTATTACTTGCCGGAAGGGCGCTGGACGAATTACCTGAGCGGCGAGGTAAGGAGAGCGGACGTTGGGTGGAGGAGCGGCACGATTATTTCAGCCTGCCGCTGA
- a CDS encoding FAD-dependent oxidoreductase, whose protein sequence is MKFPNLFKPIRIKNVVFHNRIIATPAGPYHDKAIGGAGVIITGSVNVSRKRASYSRPDEPYAFDKYQMEATRNRVIVAHQAGAKASLELIHSGQYARVDDYAIGPVDLVRADGTIVKAMDEQMMDEVANDWAETAKRAKETGFDLVMLHFAHGWLPAEFLSPLFNKRTDEYGGSFENRIKFPKMIIDRVRKAVGPDFVVDMRISASEIVDGSIEFKDVLEFIKIVEDKLDMVHISAGLDINYEGNVHMAPTIFKEHMPNVEWAAEVKRNVKIPVAVVGAIMSPAEAESIIAAGKADFVALGRPLIADPFWPQKAKEGRDEDIVPCLRCQYCYHISTERKNVGCSVNPRYTRYDLVPLELPKAKQRKKVVIIGGGPAGMKAALVADERGHEVILLEKQDSLGGALRYAEYEELKIDLYNYMNYLITQIKKSGVKVQLGVEATPERVKELSPDAIIIAVGAVPFTPPIKGVNQSHVLGALDVYTRMDEVGQEVVLIGGGSTGCELGIELARHGKNVTIMEAGDLLAKNGNILYRVALRQAMDKQTTLHVKMNVRIGEIAPDGVIYEENGERKLHKAQTVILSTGMRTNPQLIDSFYNIVPDTFIIGDANKPRNVMDATREGYFIAKNL, encoded by the coding sequence ATGAAATTTCCCAACCTATTCAAGCCGATCCGCATTAAAAACGTAGTGTTCCACAACCGGATTATCGCCACCCCAGCGGGGCCTTACCATGATAAAGCGATCGGCGGCGCCGGCGTGATCATTACCGGCAGCGTCAATGTCAGCCGTAAAAGAGCGAGCTATTCCCGGCCGGACGAGCCCTACGCCTTTGATAAATACCAGATGGAAGCAACGCGAAACCGCGTCATTGTCGCCCATCAGGCCGGGGCAAAGGCTTCCCTCGAGCTGATCCATTCGGGCCAATACGCGCGCGTGGACGATTACGCGATCGGCCCGGTCGATCTGGTCAGAGCGGACGGCACCATCGTAAAAGCGATGGACGAGCAAATGATGGACGAGGTGGCGAACGACTGGGCGGAAACCGCGAAAAGGGCCAAGGAAACCGGCTTCGATCTGGTCATGCTGCATTTTGCCCACGGCTGGCTGCCGGCTGAATTTCTCTCCCCGCTGTTCAATAAACGCACGGACGAATATGGCGGTTCTTTTGAAAACCGGATCAAGTTCCCGAAAATGATCATCGACCGGGTTCGTAAGGCGGTCGGCCCTGATTTTGTCGTGGACATGCGGATCAGTGCCTCCGAAATCGTCGACGGTTCGATCGAATTCAAGGACGTGCTGGAGTTTATCAAAATTGTCGAAGACAAACTCGATATGGTGCATATTTCGGCGGGCCTGGACATCAATTACGAAGGCAATGTGCACATGGCTCCGACGATTTTTAAAGAGCATATGCCCAACGTGGAATGGGCCGCCGAAGTAAAGCGGAACGTCAAGATTCCCGTGGCCGTCGTCGGCGCGATTATGAGCCCGGCCGAAGCGGAATCGATTATCGCCGCGGGCAAGGCCGATTTCGTGGCCCTGGGACGCCCGCTGATCGCCGATCCGTTCTGGCCGCAGAAAGCCAAGGAAGGCCGAGACGAAGATATCGTCCCCTGCCTGCGCTGCCAGTACTGCTACCATATTTCCACGGAGCGGAAAAATGTCGGCTGCTCGGTCAATCCGCGCTATACCCGTTACGACCTGGTTCCTTTGGAGCTGCCAAAAGCGAAACAGCGCAAGAAAGTCGTTATTATCGGCGGTGGCCCGGCCGGCATGAAAGCCGCTTTGGTGGCGGACGAGCGGGGGCATGAGGTTATTTTGCTGGAAAAGCAGGATTCGCTTGGCGGGGCGCTGCGGTATGCCGAATACGAAGAGTTGAAAATCGATTTATACAATTACATGAATTATCTGATCACCCAGATTAAAAAGTCAGGCGTCAAGGTGCAGTTGGGGGTGGAGGCTACGCCGGAGCGGGTTAAAGAGCTGTCCCCGGACGCGATTATTATCGCCGTTGGCGCGGTGCCGTTTACGCCTCCGATTAAAGGGGTGAACCAAAGCCATGTGCTCGGAGCGCTGGACGTATATACCCGAATGGATGAGGTAGGGCAGGAGGTCGTACTGATCGGCGGCGGTTCGACCGGCTGCGAGCTCGGTATCGAGCTGGCGCGGCACGGCAAAAACGTGACGATCATGGAAGCGGGAGACTTGCTGGCGAAAAACGGCAATATTCTGTATCGCGTTGCTTTAAGACAAGCGATGGACAAACAAACAACGCTGCATGTCAAAATGAATGTCCGGATCGGGGAGATCGCCCCGGATGGCGTGATTTACGAGGAGAACGGCGAGCGCAAACTTCATAAGGCCCAGACGGTTATTCTCTCGACGGGGATGCGAACGAATCCGCAGCTCATCGACTCCTTTTACAATATTGTCCCGGACACCTTCATCATCGGCGACGCCAACAAGCCGAGAAACGTGATGGACGCGACCAGAGAAGGTTATTTTATCGCCAAAAATCTGTAA
- a CDS encoding PTS transporter subunit EIIC, with the protein MKRPQQALSNWWGGKSNISSLVHCATRLRFELHDTSLAERDALKALPAVLGVVDSQGQTMVIIGPLVNEMYSEIMRQLENAPDGQTPDSGPAKPGDNAVAGAKAPKKSWFDKLLATISAIFTPYIPILATSGIIKGLIDILAQSGILPNTSNTYLILAGAGNALIYFFPILLAFTAAQKFGASPYIGAVIGAALMEPNITGITTTGNVIDFLGIHFTAMNFSSTVIPIILAIWAYSYLDKLLKRFLPKALQFIFVPFLSLLIMVPLTLMVFGPVGGFLANLVADGYEFFLNSNVIIFNAIFGALFIYVIMLGIHWVVLPLQLSYLAEHGMEYSLGSGGMGNYAVLGVCLAVMIISKNKEDRAMASSSAFVNFLSGVTEPGIYGVVMKNKKYFISLTLGGLAGGIVCGVTKTYITNFAFSGLLGLPAFLSSPTAVTYFIAVGVSLSVSFFTTILLSKQNINFKKPKA; encoded by the coding sequence ATAAAGAGGCCGCAACAAGCATTATCAAACTGGTGGGGGGGAAAGAGCAATATTTCCAGCCTGGTTCATTGCGCCACAAGGCTGCGCTTTGAATTGCATGACACCTCCTTGGCCGAGCGGGACGCGCTTAAGGCGCTGCCGGCAGTGCTCGGAGTAGTGGATTCGCAAGGGCAAACGATGGTAATTATCGGCCCGCTCGTTAATGAAATGTACAGCGAGATTATGCGGCAACTGGAGAACGCTCCGGACGGGCAAACGCCGGATAGCGGTCCCGCCAAGCCTGGGGATAACGCCGTTGCTGGCGCCAAGGCCCCTAAAAAATCGTGGTTCGATAAGCTGCTCGCTACGATTTCGGCGATTTTTACACCGTACATTCCCATTCTGGCGACCTCCGGGATTATTAAAGGTCTGATCGATATTTTGGCGCAATCCGGGATTCTCCCTAACACAAGCAATACGTATTTGATTCTGGCCGGTGCGGGCAATGCCTTGATTTATTTCTTTCCGATCCTGCTGGCGTTTACGGCCGCGCAAAAGTTCGGGGCCAGCCCTTATATCGGCGCGGTGATCGGCGCCGCTTTGATGGAACCGAACATCACGGGGATTACGACAACGGGCAATGTGATCGACTTTTTGGGAATTCATTTTACCGCGATGAATTTTTCCAGCACCGTCATCCCGATCATTTTGGCGATTTGGGCTTACTCGTATCTGGACAAGCTGCTCAAAAGATTTTTGCCCAAAGCGCTGCAGTTCATCTTTGTGCCGTTTTTATCCTTGCTGATCATGGTTCCTTTAACTTTGATGGTGTTCGGACCGGTTGGCGGATTTTTGGCTAATCTTGTCGCTGACGGATACGAGTTTTTCCTTAATTCCAACGTCATTATCTTTAATGCGATATTCGGGGCTTTGTTCATCTACGTGATTATGCTGGGCATTCACTGGGTCGTCCTGCCGCTGCAATTATCGTACCTGGCGGAACATGGTATGGAATACAGCCTCGGATCTGGAGGAATGGGCAACTATGCGGTGTTAGGGGTCTGCCTTGCTGTCATGATAATTTCCAAAAACAAGGAAGATAGAGCGATGGCCAGTTCCTCCGCTTTCGTTAATTTCCTGTCGGGCGTTACCGAGCCAGGGATTTACGGGGTGGTAATGAAGAACAAAAAATATTTCATTTCCCTGACACTGGGCGGTTTGGCCGGGGGCATTGTCTGCGGCGTGACCAAAACCTACATTACGAACTTTGCCTTTAGCGGTTTACTGGGGCTGCCGGCATTCCTGTCGTCCCCGACCGCGGTGACTTATTTTATCGCGGTGGGCGTTTCGCTGAGCGTATCTTTTTTTACGACGATTCTGTTGAGCAAGCAAAATATCAACTTCAAGAAGCCGAAGGCATAA
- a CDS encoding thiol reductase thioredoxin, with protein MRSRKIRFLWSITLTCIMCLFVAGSTYASSNMTQAHFGKYENGVTVEEYENNVKHLPKLNADETIAKFNSGEGFYIYIGRPSCYYCREFSPVLKDFSLLISQPIYYYNLDGGDWGPEIGQFLVDHIDFQGTPTLAYIKEGKAVVKQVGSGPNVDELLTLFANCPQ; from the coding sequence ATGCGAAGTAGAAAAATCCGTTTTTTATGGAGCATAACTTTAACCTGTATCATGTGCCTATTTGTTGCAGGTAGCACTTATGCCTCATCAAATATGACCCAAGCGCATTTTGGCAAATATGAGAACGGGGTTACTGTAGAGGAATACGAAAACAATGTAAAACATTTGCCTAAGCTTAATGCGGACGAAACCATCGCTAAATTCAATTCCGGTGAAGGATTTTATATTTATATAGGCAGACCGAGTTGCTATTATTGCCGGGAGTTTTCGCCTGTTTTAAAAGATTTTTCTTTACTTATTTCACAACCAATCTACTACTATAATTTAGATGGCGGTGATTGGGGACCTGAGATCGGCCAATTTCTGGTCGACCATATTGATTTCCAGGGTACGCCAACATTGGCATATATCAAAGAAGGGAAGGCCGTTGTCAAGCAAGTAGGTTCGGGACCCAATGTGGATGAATTGCTCACGCTTTTTGCGAACTGCCCGCAATAA
- a CDS encoding 6-phospho-beta-glucosidase, with amino-acid sequence MSTRKLLDDFLWGGAVSANQCEGAWNIGGKGISTADVAAAGKHGQSRLYTEGILENTYYPNHQAIDFYHRYQEDIALFAEMGFKCFRTSIHWTRIFPKGDETEPNEEGLAFYDRVFDECLKYGIEPVVTISHYETPLYLVKEYGSWTNRKMIDFYVKLCDTLFRRYRTKVKYWMTFNEINVITLNPLIAAGIRIEQYDRPEQAVYQAAHYQLVASAKAVELGHRINPDFKIGMMMLYPLSYAETCSPEDNLENMHNMDLHYYFSDVQVRGYYSPKAYKFLERRQISLDITPEDKRDLLAGNVDYIGISYYMSLVTSAKPERKIQVKGNMLDGIANPYLEKSAWDWQIDGLGLRIALNNLYDRYQLPIFVVENGLGAVDDKQEGEMIRDDYRIDYLKTHIAHMKDAVLLDGVDVMGYTVWGCIDLVSASTGEMKKRYGLIYVDRDDQGNGTLNRERKKSFYWYKNVILSNGEMLDESRE; translated from the coding sequence ATGTCAACTCGAAAGCTGCTGGACGACTTCTTGTGGGGAGGAGCCGTATCGGCCAATCAATGCGAAGGAGCCTGGAACATCGGAGGAAAAGGAATAAGCACCGCCGATGTCGCCGCTGCCGGCAAGCATGGCCAAAGCCGGTTGTATACCGAAGGCATCCTGGAAAATACTTACTATCCAAATCATCAGGCGATTGATTTCTATCACCGCTATCAGGAAGATATCGCCTTGTTCGCCGAGATGGGGTTTAAATGCTTCAGAACGAGCATTCACTGGACGAGAATCTTCCCTAAAGGCGATGAAACGGAGCCGAATGAGGAAGGGTTGGCTTTTTATGACCGGGTGTTTGACGAGTGCCTTAAATACGGAATCGAACCGGTCGTCACGATTTCCCATTATGAGACCCCGCTGTACTTGGTCAAGGAATACGGTTCCTGGACGAACCGGAAGATGATCGATTTTTACGTCAAGCTATGTGATACCTTGTTCCGGAGATACCGCACGAAAGTAAAATATTGGATGACTTTTAATGAAATCAATGTCATTACTTTGAATCCGCTGATTGCCGCGGGCATCCGCATCGAGCAATACGACCGCCCGGAGCAAGCGGTGTATCAAGCGGCGCATTACCAATTGGTGGCCAGCGCCAAAGCCGTGGAATTGGGCCACCGGATCAATCCGGATTTCAAAATCGGTATGATGATGCTGTACCCGCTGTCCTATGCGGAAACCTGTTCCCCGGAAGACAACCTGGAAAATATGCATAATATGGATCTTCATTATTACTTCTCTGATGTCCAAGTAAGAGGATACTATTCTCCCAAAGCCTATAAATTTCTGGAACGGCGGCAAATCTCGCTTGATATCACACCGGAGGATAAACGGGATTTGCTGGCCGGAAACGTTGATTATATTGGCATTAGTTATTATATGTCCCTCGTTACCAGTGCCAAGCCCGAGCGGAAAATTCAAGTAAAAGGTAATATGCTGGACGGTATTGCCAACCCTTATCTGGAGAAAAGCGCCTGGGATTGGCAGATTGACGGCTTAGGCTTGCGGATCGCTTTAAATAACTTGTACGACCGGTATCAGCTGCCGATTTTTGTGGTGGAAAACGGCCTTGGCGCTGTGGACGACAAGCAGGAAGGCGAAATGATCAGGGACGATTACCGGATCGATTATTTGAAAACACATATCGCTCATATGAAAGACGCGGTTTTGCTTGACGGAGTGGACGTGATGGGTTATACCGTCTGGGGCTGCATCGACCTCGTCAGCGCCTCCACCGGCGAAATGAAAAAACGCTATGGCCTGATTTACGTGGACCGGGATGATCAAGGTAACGGAACTTTGAACCGCGAGCGCAAGAAGTCTTTTTACTGGTACAAAAATGTCATTCTGTCGAACGGCGAGATGTTGGATGAATCCAGAGAATAG
- a CDS encoding FAD-dependent oxidoreductase, with amino-acid sequence MKFPNLFKPIRIKNVVFHNRIIATPAGPYHDKAIGGAGVIITGSVNVSRKRASYSRPDEPYAFDKYQLEATRNRVIVAHQAGAKASLELLHSGQYARVDDYAIGPVDLVRENGTIVKAMDEQMMDEVANDWAETAKRAKEIGFDLVMLHFAHGWLPSQFLSPLFNKRTDEYGGSFENRIKFPKMIIDRVREAVGPDFVVDMRIGASEIVAGSIEFKDVLEFIKIVEDKLDMVHISAGLDINHEGNVHAVPTIFKEHMPNVEWAAEVKRNVKIPVAVVGAIMSPAEAESIIAEGKADFVALGRPLIADPFWPQKAKEGRDEDIVPCLRCQYCYHISTERKNVGCSVNPRYTRYDLVPLELPKAKQRKKVVIIGGGPAGMKAALVADERGHEVILLEKQDSLGGALRYAEYEELKIDLYNYMKYLITQINKSGVKVQLGMEATPERIKELSPDAIIIAVGSAPFTPPIKGVNQSHVLGALDVYTRMDEVGQEVVLIGGGSTGCELGIELARHGKNVTIMEAGDMLAKNGNLLYRVGLRQAMEKQTTLQVKMNVRIGEIAPDGVIYEENGERKLHKAQTVILSTGMRTNPQLIDSFYNIVPDTFIIGDANKPRNVMDATREGYFIAKNL; translated from the coding sequence ATGAAATTTCCCAATCTATTCAAGCCGATCCGCATTAAAAATGTAGTGTTCCACAACCGGATTATCGCCACCCCTGCGGGTCCTTACCATGATAAAGCGATCGGCGGCGCCGGCGTGATTATTACCGGCAGTGTCAATGTCAGCCGCAAAAGAGCGAGTTATTCCCGGCCGGACGAGCCTTACGCGTTCGACAAATATCAGTTGGAAGCGACGCGAAACCGCGTCATAGTTGCTCATCAGGCCGGAGCAAAAGCATCCCTCGAGCTGCTCCATTCGGGTCAATACGCGCGTGTAGACGATTACGCGATCGGACCGGTTGATCTCGTGAGAGAGAATGGCACCATTGTTAAAGCGATGGACGAGCAAATGATGGACGAGGTGGCCAACGACTGGGCGGAAACCGCGAAAAGGGCCAAGGAAATCGGCTTTGATCTGGTGATGCTGCATTTTGCCCACGGCTGGCTGCCCTCTCAATTTCTCTCCCCGCTGTTCAATAAACGGACGGACGAATATGGCGGTTCTTTTGAAAACCGGATCAAATTTCCGAAGATGATCATCGACCGGGTGCGTGAGGCGGTCGGCCCGGATTTTGTCGTGGACATGCGGATTGGCGCCTCCGAAATCGTCGCCGGTTCGATTGAATTTAAGGATGTGCTGGAATTTATTAAAATCGTCGAAGACAAACTCGATATGGTGCATATTTCGGCGGGACTCGACATCAATCATGAAGGCAACGTACACGCGGTTCCGACGATTTTTAAAGAACATATGCCCAACGTGGAATGGGCCGCTGAAGTGAAGCGGAACGTTAAGATCCCCGTGGCCGTTGTCGGCGCGATTATGAGCCCGGCCGAAGCGGAATCGATTATCGCCGAGGGCAAGGCCGATTTCGTGGCGCTGGGACGTCCGCTGATCGCCGATCCGTTCTGGCCGCAAAAAGCCAAGGAAGGCCGGGATGAGGATATCGTTCCTTGCCTGCGCTGCCAATACTGTTACCATATTTCCACGGAGCGGAAAAATGTCGGTTGTTCGGTCAATCCACGCTATACCCGTTACGACCTGGTGCCTTTGGAACTGCCGAAAGCGAAACAGCGCAAGAAGGTCGTCATTATCGGCGGCGGACCCGCAGGCATGAAAGCCGCTTTGGTGGCGGACGAGCGGGGACATGAGGTTATTTTGCTGGAGAAGCAGGACTCGCTTGGCGGGGCGCTGCGTTATGCCGAGTATGAGGAACTGAAAATCGATTTGTACAATTACATGAAATATCTGATCACCCAGATCAATAAATCCGGCGTTAAGGTGCAATTGGGCATGGAGGCTACACCGGAACGGATTAAAGAGCTGTCCCCGGACGCGATCATTATCGCCGTTGGCTCAGCTCCATTTACACCTCCGATTAAAGGGGTGAACCAGAGCCATGTGCTCGGAGCGCTGGACGTTTACACGCGAATGGATGAAGTGGGGCAGGAGGTCGTGCTGATCGGCGGCGGTTCGACAGGCTGCGAGCTCGGCATCGAGCTGGCGCGGCACGGTAAAAATGTGACGATTATGGAAGCGGGAGACATGCTGGCGAAAAACGGCAATCTCCTTTACCGCGTCGGGTTAAGACAAGCGATGGAAAAACAAACAACGCTGCAAGTCAAAATGAATGTCCGAATCGGGGAGATCGCCCCGGATGGCGTGATTTACGAGGAGAACGGCGAGCGCAAACTTCACAAGGCCCAGACCGTTATTCTCTCGACGGGGATGCGGACCAATCCGCAGCTCATCGACTCCTTCTACAACATCGTCCCGGACACCTTTATTATCGGCGACGCCAACAAACCGAGAAACGTAATGGATGCGACGAGAGAAGGTTATTTTATCGCCAAAAATCTGTAA
- a CDS encoding response regulator transcription factor, which produces MNRILIVEDDISLSNGITLALKDPDTTFVQAHSLAGARDQLKTAGFDLMILDINLPDGNGLELLKDIRKTTAMPVIVLTIHNLETDIVTGLELGADDYITKPFSLMVLRARVAVQLKKSGNQPLDCFQHDDFRFSFHKMEFLKKGSPVELSKTEQKLLRILVEHKGMTVSREHLVDSIWTDGAEYVGENALSVTIKRLRDKLEDNPSAPRYIKTVYGLGYTWAQK; this is translated from the coding sequence ATGAACCGTATCCTGATTGTCGAAGACGACATCTCCTTAAGCAATGGAATTACACTGGCCTTAAAAGACCCTGACACTACTTTCGTGCAAGCCCATAGTCTCGCCGGCGCCAGAGATCAATTAAAAACCGCCGGATTTGATTTAATGATCCTGGATATTAATTTGCCGGACGGAAACGGACTTGAACTGTTGAAGGATATACGCAAAACAACAGCCATGCCGGTTATCGTCCTTACGATTCATAATTTGGAAACGGATATTGTAACCGGGTTGGAACTGGGCGCCGACGATTATATTACCAAACCCTTCAGCCTGATGGTATTGAGGGCGCGCGTGGCGGTGCAATTAAAAAAATCCGGAAACCAGCCCCTGGACTGCTTTCAACACGACGATTTCCGCTTTTCTTTTCATAAAATGGAATTCTTAAAGAAAGGAAGTCCTGTTGAGCTTAGCAAAACCGAACAAAAACTGCTGCGTATCTTGGTTGAACATAAAGGGATGACGGTTTCCCGCGAGCACTTAGTGGACAGCATCTGGACCGACGGAGCTGAATATGTGGGGGAAAACGCCCTATCTGTAACAATAAAAAGATTGCGTGACAAGCTTGAAGACAACCCTTCCGCGCCGCGATACATTAAAACGGTCTACGGGCTTGGTTATACATGGGCGCAGAAATGA